From a region of the Parus major isolate Abel chromosome 6, Parus_major1.1, whole genome shotgun sequence genome:
- the LOC107207123 gene encoding beta-microseminoprotein, whose amino-acid sequence MNTIVACLLTLAISMPLSDASCALMPFKPGMSNGVVVGCLDEEGKVHEFGSRWRTENCNDCSCSRDGIGCCTSYMRPVDYDEEKCESIFNKDTCSYKVVEKDDHSKECPVHSWVG is encoded by the exons ATG AACACCATTGTGGCCTGCCTTCTCACTCTTGCCATCAGCATGCCACTGTCTGATGCTTCTTGTGCCCTTATGCCATTCAAGCCAGGGATGTCCAATGGTGTGGTTGTAG GCTGCCTTGACGAGGAAGGAAAGGTCCATGAATTTGGTTCCAGATGGAGGACCGAGAACTGCAATGATTGCTCCTGTTCCAGGGATGGAATTGGCTGTTGCACTAG CTATATGAGACCAGTCGACTACGATGAAGAGAAATGTGAAAGCATTTTCAACAAGGACACTTGCTCTTATAAAGTGGTGGAGAAAGATGATCACTCAAAAGAATGCCCAGTCCATTCATGGGTGGGGTAA
- the LOC117244651 gene encoding beta-microseminoprotein-like: protein MSKQKSLLLFCLILLFSRTLCIPARCYLRPARKYGCLSDRNLYVFGAVWKNEDCFQCRCKMGAMTCCSLVLIPKKYDRVNCVGLFHKKSCSIRVVKKTNPEISCKVYNGVG from the exons ATGTCCAAGCAG aaatCCTTGCTTCTTTTTTGCTTGATCCTTCTCTTCTCAAGAACTCTGTGTATTCCTGCTCGCTGTTACCTTAGACCAGCCAGAAAATATG GGTGCCTTTCAGACAGAAACCTCTATGTTTTTGGTGCGGTGTGGAAGAATGAAGACTGTTTCCAGTGCAGGTGTAAGATGGGTGCAATGACTTGCTGCAGTTT GGTTTTAATCCCCAAGAAGTATGACAGAGTGAACTGTGTTGGCCTATTCCACAAGAAAAGCTGTTCCATCCGGGTGGTGAAGAAGACTAATCCTGAGATAAGTTGCAAAGTCTACAATGGAGTTGGATAA